The following is a genomic window from Pseudomonadota bacterium.
ATAGCTGACGCTGATCGAGTCTATCCCCGATTCCGGTGTCGAAACAAGAAAGGCGATGGTCGCACCATTGCTGGCCCCTTGTTTTTTCAAGGCCGCCGCTGCGGGGAGTACTCCACAGGAACAGAGCGGGATCGGAATTCCGAAAAGCGCTGCCTTTAAGACCGGGAGGAAACGTCCAGTCCCGAGGTGGCGGGCAATAAGCTCCGGCGAAAGGAACAATTTCAGGACCCCACCAATCACAATCCCGAGAAGGATATAAACAGAAGCATCTAGAAGAAGATGCCAGGATTCAAGCGCGACACTTATTACAAATTCCATGATTACTCCCTGATATGTTCAATGCCGACAGCGAGCAACTTCCTGATGTGGTCATCGTTCAAGTTGTAGTATAAAATCTGACCTTCCCTGCGGCTGATTACGAGGTACAGCTGGCGAAGCATCCTTAACTGGTGACTGACTGCAGATTCCGAAATATCAAGAAAGGCCGCAAGGTCACAGACGCACATCTCTTCATGGGCAAGGGCTAATAGTATCTTGAGCCTGGTAGAGTCACCCATCGCTTTATATGTATTGGTCAGTCTCTGCTGTTCCATATCCGAGAGGGCGGTTCTCCTGGCGTTTTCCACGCGTTCAGTATGAATGATCCGACAATGACAGTACTCCTGGTTTTTCTGATCCATACAGTATCCGTTAATTTAATATATGAGCAGTTACTCAGATAGTAGGTGCTTATATAAAATATGTCAATATAAGTATCTTTCAGGCGGGAAAATTCTAAAGGGTATCGCAGTCAATAACCAACAGTAAACCTGCAAAGGACAACGCATGGTTTGAGAAACCCGGGGAATCTGGAGAGTGTTTCACGATTCAAGAACAAAGGACGGGTGGGGGCTTGTCGGTGGTACAAGGAGATGCGAATCTGGAGTAGCAGTGAAAGGGGTATTATTGAATAAAAGCAGAACAGTCGGGAGCTGTGTTGTTTCTGTACATATTTTCTGAACATTGTATATTCACATGGGGTCGGCAGAAATATCAGGCCGAAGAGTCATATTTCACATGTTTATCCTCTTGGATGGAGTTTTCTCGTTGTGACGCAAAGCAAGATGGAATGGGAAAAAGCGTTTATTGAGTATTCTTTTGATGCGGCGGTGGGACGCCTCTTCAGGGGATTGATTCACAACCTCAACGGGGTCGGGCAGGCCTTTTCCATGCAGGCGGAACTACTGGTCATGATGTTTGATCAGGCGGACAAAACTCTGGATATCATTGAAAAGTCGGATTCGATTGAGGAAGCCCGGTCGCATGCAGGGATTCTCAGGGAGATGATTGCCAGGCGTTCCGGGTTGACGGAACATCTGGTCAAGGAGGTCAATGTTCTTCATGATATCATGAGAAGATGTTCAAACCTGATGGCGGAATGTCGTGATCCGGGCACTGTCCAGGCCTATAAATTGAGAGATGTGATCCGGACGGAGCTGGAATTTTTATCGGCCGACAGCTTTTTTAAGCATAAGGTGCGGAAGGAGGTCATTTCGGCAGACAATATTCCTGCCCTTGTCTGTCATCAGGTTGCACTGCACAAGATACTTGCCGTTTTACTTGAGAATGCTTCTCTGTCAATGGAAAAAGGGGTGCGTCCTGAAGGTGAGCCGGCAAAACTGCAGATTAGGACTTCCAGAGAAGATGATCAGATAAGAATTGATATTGCCGACAACGGGCCAGGAGTCGATGATGCTCTCCGGGAGAAGATTTTTGAACCCTTTGTATCAGGGTTTTCCAGAACGGGTCTCGGCCTTTTTCTTGGCAGGGCGATAGCGGCATCTTTGCATGGTGAGATCGTCTTTACGAGCCAGCCGGGAAGTACCTGTTTTACGCTCAAGCTGCCATTGTCAGAGGTGACTTTTGACTGAGGGGAGAGATCAAGTGGGGGCCGGAGTTCTTTATGTTGTCGCCACGCCAATTGGTAATCTTGAAGATATCACCAGAAGGGCGGTCCGGATTCTGGGTGAGGTGAACCTGATAGCTGCCGAAGACACCCGTCACACCAGGAAGTTGCTGGCAAGTCTTGGTATCCGGACCCCGATGATCAGTTATTATAAGGACAAAGAACAGTCCCGGGCGAGTGATGTCATCCAGAGGATTCTGTCCGGTGAAAATGTGGCGCTGGTGTCTGACGCCGGGACTCCGGCGATATCCGATCCCGGAGCCGTGCTGGTAAGACTGGCAGTTGAGAATGGTGTCAGGGTTGTGCCGGTTCCGGGGCCGTCGGCTTTGAGTGGTGCAGTAAGTATTGCTGGGCTGAAGGATAATGCCTTTGTTTTTCTGGGGTTTCTCCCGGGGCGGAAAGGGGAGCGCGTGAGCCTTCTCAAGTCAATTGAGGGACAGAATCGGGCTCACGTGTTTTATGAATCCCCGCACCGGATAGTGAAATCCCTGCAGGACTGTCTGGAGGTCCTTGGAGACAGGAGAGTCTTTATAGGACGGGAGCTGACCAAACTGCATGAAGAGACGATACATGCCAAAACAAGTGAGGTGATTGAGATTCTGACAGGCCGGGATAAGATCAGGGGAGAGTTTGTGGTGGTCATCGACGGATCCGACGAATCCGGGCCAGGGGCCATGCAAGGCGTTGATCTTGATGGGGTCCTTGTCTGGTACAGGGACAACTCCCGGCTGTCCATGCGTGATGCGGTAAGAAAAGTTGCAGAGGATCTCGGCACGGCGAGATCCGAGGTCTATTCCACAGCTCTGGTCATCTGGAAGAAAGGCAGAAAAGGGTGAGCCATGAAAATTGACTGGGCATATATGCGGAAGGGCTGAACCTCATGCGTCAGGGCACGGGAGTTTCTCGCTGCCGGGAAAATCGGGATTGCGGTAGAGGTTGATGCCGGAAAAGAGAAAATTGACAGTCAGAAGGCGTGGGCGATGCTGCAGGGGGCAAAGCAGGTCTATGTGGCAAAGGGGAAGAAAATTGCCGGTTTTGCGGATCCCGGAGTTCATCAGGAAGAAATACTTGAAAATGCCATTGGCAGAAGCGGCAGCCTGCGAGCTCCAACTCTCCGGGTTGGTAACATGTTCATCATCGGATTCAATGAAGGACTCTACCGGGAATTTCTGGTCGGACTTCAATGAAAATGGCCTGAGGTTTGAGGCTCAGTATGTTTGTGCCCTGCGAATACGCTTTAATAATTGTTTGAAGGCTTTCTGAGAGTGATTTTATGCAAAGGCATGCAATGTTTCTTCTGGTTTGCGGTATTCTGCTGACAATTACCGGGGCCGGTGTGTCCATCGCCTTCTGGGTGCCGAAAGTATTGAATAGAGCGCGGCTCAAGGAGTATCTTGGTGACCGCTACTGGATGGTGTATCTGGTTTACTCGGCCAACGGGCCGGTATTGCTCATAGCTGGAATACTTCTGGTTATCAAATACCTGTCCCTTTCCTGATGATGGTTTGAGGATCATGCGGAATATAAATAGTGTCCGGAAACCGGATAGTGATCACGCTGCATGGCGGCATGCTCTTCATGAGGTCATATTCGGCACCGAGACCCCGGCAGGGAAAATGTTTGATCTCCTGCTGATTTACAGCATTGTTGCCAGTGTGCTAGTGGTCATGCTGGACAGTGTGAGTTCGATCAGGGCTGTTTATGGGGGACTCCTTTACGGTTTTGAGTGGTTTTTTACCATATTGTTCCTGGTCGAGTATTTCCTTCGCCTCTTGAGTGCCGGGAGTCCCTTTCGATATGCAATCAGTTTTTTCGGAGTTATTGACCTCCTGGCAATTGTCCCCACTTTTCTCGGTCTGGTCATCCCGGCCGGCCGATATCTCACGGTGATCAGAATACTGCGGGTTTTAAGGATATTCAGGATTCTGAAACTTGCCCAGTATCTGGGAGAGTCGCGGCAACTTCTCATGGCCCTTCGAGCCAGTCGACGTAAGATTACGGTTTTCCTCTTTGCGGTCATGGTTCTGGTGGTTTTCTTCGGATCGCTGATGTATGTGGTGGAAGATGTGGAGCATGGCTTTACCAGCATTCCCCGCAGTATTTACTGGGCCATTGTGACTCTCACGACCGTAGGATATGGCGACATTTCACCCCATACCAGTTTCGGACAGTTCCTGGCGGCGATTATCATGATTCTCGGGTATGGAATAATTGCTGTTCCCACCGGAATTGTAACCGTTGAACTGAACAGAAGTCATGATGTGAGGGAGACTGGCAGGGTCTGTGTTCAGTGTAATGCCGACGGGCATGATAATGATGCTGCATATTGTAAATATTGCGGCAGTCGGCTCTCCTGATTCCATGGTTAAAAAGTATCCAGGTTCTCCGGCGGGATGCTTACTAATTACCCAGTGAAAATACATTGCAAGATTCAGTGCTCCTGCTTCATGTTGTGATAATTGCCAATCATATCAGAAACATATATGCTCTCGCGTGATGTTGGCACGGAAGTTGATAAATAGGAAGGCAAAGCCAGGAATCATTTATCAACATTCATCATAAGGAGAACATCATGAAAAAGGTATTGGTAGTCGCGTTACTGGTTACGCTTGCAGGTTTTACCGGTCTTCAGACGGCGAGTGCCGGCTGGGGCTGGTGGGGAGGTGAAGGTCGTGGAAATGGCCCGGGAAACGGCCCTGGATCATGCGGTGGCCCTTGCGCAGAAGAGGTGAGTGAAGAAGACCAGAAGGCGAGACAGGAGTTCTTTGATGCAACCAAAGATCTGCGCCAGCAGCTTTTTGATAAGCGGAGCGAATATGCTGATGTCGTCAATCAGGAAAATCCTGATAAAGAAAAGGCCGCTGCAATCTGGAGTGAAATGTACGATCTGAAGGCGCAGCTTAAGGAAAAAGCTGATGGTGCAGGATTTGGCCCTGGAACCGGCAAAGGATTTGGACGGAGAGCCGGTTGTGACGGTTCTGGTGATTGCTACTCGCAGAATGATCAGAGTGGACGAGGTCGCGGTAATGGCCGTGGCTGCAATGGTCCCCGCTGGTAATCTGCAAATCCGTATCTGTTACCCCCTCCTTTCAGCCCGTCCCGCTTTTCGGGGCGGGCTGACTTTATTTACCGGAACCAGGAGTTGGTCCGGACCAAAAATGGAAACTGCTTGTGCATGGGGAGAACCACCCCGAAGATTGCTCCAGCAGATTGATGTCGGAGTTGATGCCTGAAAGGAGCCGAGTCCTGCCTGGGCAGAAAACTCCATCTGTTACGAAGCGCCTCTATTCGAGTAGAGAATATTCTTTATTTGGTGTAAGAATATTCTCTATTTTTTTAATTTGTTCACTTGAAATATTCTCACATCATATTTTTGAAATGCTAAAAAGCAAAATAAAATCAGTGGGTTGTAAAGTTGGAGGCTGCATGGCATAGATGTTGCTTTTTACACGGGGCGAATGCATTGAGTCTGCTTCTGACCATTCTATCGAGGTGAAATATGAGAGAAATTATTCGACTTCTGGCCCTGACAGCGTTCGCACTTGTTTTGCTGGTTGGATGTAATTCGACTTCCGCCGGTTCCGGACCTTTGAAACCGGTGGATGGCGAGATCCGACTGTCCGTATCAAAGATCAATGATGGAAAGGCACATCATTTTGATGTGATTGCCGAGAATGGCACCAAGGTGACGTTCTTTGTTATCAGAAGCAGTGATGGAGTTCTGCGGGCGGCCATAGATGCATGTGATGTCTGCTACAAGGCCGGGAAAGGTTACTATCAGGAAGGTGATTTCATGGTCTGTGAGAACTGCGGCCAGAAATTTGCTTCCACCAGAATCAATATCGTTAAGGGCGGATGCAATCCGGCGCCGTTGAATCGAACGGTTGAAGGTGACAAACTGATCATCAAGATGAAGGATATTAATGACAACAGCTGGTACATGAAATATCGTCTTTCATGATCAGAATGAATACGTCGCGATTTGAGCCCCGAGGCCTCTATGGAACGGGGCTTTTTTTGTTTGAAGACCCAATGTGCATTCCCTGCAGCTCTTATTCCCGTCATGTTTGCTCTCTGCCCTAAAAGCGCTTTAACATACTGTTGGAAAGGTGTTGGATTTTATTGATTCAGATCGCTAGTGATGTGCTATTAACCGTTGGTCCGTGCCTGATATTCCTTGTCAATAAAGGATAAATGCACTAATTTGTGCTCATTTCACAGAGCTAGAGAGGCTTGAAACCGATACCATGAAAGAGGTCCAGGATCATTATTTCAGGAAGGCCAAAAAAGATGGCTATCCGGCCCGCTCGGTCTATAAACTGGAGGAAGCGCAAAACAAATACCGCTTTCTGACCAAAGGGGGGCGGATTCTTGATCTTGGCTGTTTTCCGGGGAGCTGGTCGATGTTTGCTTCCAGAGTCGTTGGTCCTTCCGGTCTGGTAGTGGGGGTTGACCTTAATAAGGTAACGGCTGAAAACAGACAACCCGGGGCTGGGATCAAGTGGCTTGTTGCCGATATATTTGAAGACGGGACGGTGGATCTCGTGCGGGCTGTCAGCGCCTCTTTCACAGCGGTAATCAGTGATATGGCCCCGAGGACAACCGGCAATAAATGGGCCGATCAGCAGAAGTCGCTCGATCTGTCAAGGCGGGCTCTGGAGTTGGCGGTGTCTCTTCTTGACCCTGATGGCGCCTTTTACTGCAAGGTTTTTGAAGGTGAAGACTATAAAGATTTTTTTAATGAAGTGAAAGCCTGTTTCCGTCTTACCAGAACGGTTAAGCCCAAGAGTTCCAGGCCTGAAAGCAGGGAAGTTTTTGTTCTGGGAATTGGGCTGAAAAAATGAAGAGTAATCAATATTATCCATCAAGACCTGCTGTATCCCTGCAGGTTTCTGCAATTTGAATTATTAATTCTTCCTTCTTAATTTCTCGAGGAGACTACAATGTCTGGACATTCCAAGTGGGCTAATATCAAACATCGAAAAGGAGCTGCGGACGCTAAAAAAGGTAAAGTGTTCGGCAAACTGATCAAAGAGATTACTGTTGCGGCAAGAATGGGTGGAGGCGACCGTGATGCCAACCCGAGACTTCGCAGTGCGATCGCTGCGGCAAAGGCAGTGAACATGCCGAAGGACAACGTCGACCGGGCGATCAAGAAAGGTACCGGGGAACTTGACGGTGAGAACTATGATGAAATCCTCTATGAGGGATATGGCCCGGGCGGGGTTGCCGTACTTGTCGAATGCATGACCGATAACCGCAATCGTACGGTGGCTGAGGTCCGCAGTTTCTTTTCAAAATCCGGTGGTAATCTTGGCGAATCGGGATGCGTGGGCTGGATGTTTGACAAAAAAGGGTCAATCCTCATTGAAAAAGAGAAAATCGATGAGGAAAAACTGATGGAACTGGCCCTTGAAGCAGGAGCGGAGGATGTCGTGGAAGAGGATGATGTCTTCCAGGTTCTCACTGAACCGGAAAAATTTGAAGCAGTCCGTGAGGCCCTTGAAGCAGAAAAACTTGAATTCATCGAGGCAAATATTTCGATGATTCCCAAAAATGTGGTTGATGTCGGTGACGAAAAGACAGCGAGTCAACTGATGAGGCTTCTCGACAATCTTGAAGACAACGATGATGTCCAGAAGGTTCATGCCAATTTTGATATCCCCGATGCGATCATGGAGGCGATTTCCTGATCACCGCCAGGGGAGGCGACAGCTTGCGGATTCTCGGGATTGATCCCGGTTCCAGGGTCGCAGGGTATGGTATTATCGATGTTGTCGGCAACAGGATGGACTATGTAACCTGCGGCGTGATCAGGGTGAAGACCAATACTCCTTTTCCCGACCGTTTACTTGAGATACATGACGGGATCACCCAGGTAATCAAGAACTACAGGCCTGAACAGGCTGCTATCGAGGAAATTTTCATGGCCAGAAATCCGAATTCAGCCCTCAAACTTGGCCACGCTCGCGGGGTTCTGATTCTCGCCGGCATGCAGAAGGGGGTGTCGATGGCCGAATATACCGCCCGTCAGGTAAAGCAGGCGGTCGCCGGGTACGGGAATGCCGACAAAAAACAGGTCCAGCATATGGTCCGGATTATCCTTTCCCTGCTTAAAAGTCCCAGCCAGGATGCAGCAGATGCTTTAGCCGTCGCAATCTGCCATGCCAACCACTTTCTATCCGGAATCTCCAGGACATGATCACCATTTTTGAGCCCACAAAAACGGAAACCATCCTATGATCGCCAGCCTGAGAGGAATCTTGACCCACAAATCACCGGAATTTCTGGTGCTTGATGTCAATGGCGTGGGATATCAGGTTTTTTTCTCAGCAACCGGACTCCTTGCTTTGCCGGAAGTTGGAGAAGAACTCTTTCTCCATATCTATACCAACGTCCGCGAGGATGCGATCGACCTTTACGGATTCGCGGATCATCATGAAAAAGACATGTTTATTCTTTTGATCAGTGTTTCCGGGATCGGACCCAAGCTCGCTTTGAATATCCTGTCGGGGATGAGACCTGCAGACCTTGCCAGGTCAATAACCACCGGGGACATCCATCGTCTGACCTCCCTGCATGGGGTAGGAAAGAAGACCGCAGAGCGCCTCTGTGTTGAACTGAAAGACAAGGTCCAGTTTCTGCCGGTGGCTGATATGGGGGGGCGGGCGCCTGCTGCCGAGCCATCGGAGAGCCAGTTGAGTTCCGATGTTATCTCTGCTCTGGTCAATCTTGGTTACTCTCCGGTCAGCGTCAGAAAAGGGATGGAAAAGCTTCGTTCCACTCTTGGTAACGATGAGTTTGATCATTTGTCATTTGAAGAGCTGTTGAAGCAGGCCTTAAGGTTGCTGGCATGAACGAGGAAGAACGAATTATCAGTGCCAGGTCAGGACGGGACGAGCAGCTTGACCTGGATCTCCGGCCACGTTTTCTGAGTCAGTACATCGGCCAGGAACAGCTGAAAAAAAATCTTGAGATAGGCATTCAGGCTGCCCGGGCCAGAAATGAGGCGCTGGACCATGTTCTTTTTCACGGCTTTCCAGGTCTTGGCAAAACCACTCTTGCCTATGTGATCGCCAACGAAATGCATGCCAATATCCGGGTGACATCCGGTCCGGTCATTGAACGGGCCGGAGATCTGGCCGCCATCCTGACCAGCCTTCAGGAAGGAGATGTTCTTTTTATCGATGAAATTCACAGGCTGAATCATGTGGTCGAAGAGATTCTCTATCCGGCCATGGAAGATTTTCAGCTTGATCTGGTCATCGGCCAGGGACCGGGGGCGAGATCTGTAAAAATGGATCTGCCGCACTTCACGCTGGTCGGCGCTACCACCCGGACCGGCTTGTTGACTCCACCCTTGCGGGACAGGTTCGGAGTGGTTTTGAGACTTGATTTTTACTCGGTTGAGGAGCTGGTGGAAATTGTCAGCCGATCGGCTTCGGTCCTCGGTATTCCGATAGATGATGATGGCGCCCGTGAGATTGGCGGTCGTTCCCGTGGAACACCCAGAATTGCCAACAGGTTGTTGAAGAGGGTCCGTGACTTTGCCGATGTAAGGGCCGATGGCCGGATCACTCTCGAAGTGGCTGATAAGGCCCTCGACATGCTGGCTGTCGATCCCCAGGGGCTTGACGAGATGGACAGAAGAATCCTGCTCACCATCATTGATAAGTTTCAGGGAGGGCCGCTGGGTATCGAGACCCTTGCGACGGCAGTCTGTGAAGAGAAGACCACCCTTGAGGATGTTTATGAGCCATTTCTGATCCAGACCGGTTTTCTGATCAGGACTCCCCGGGGACGCATGGCGACCCGCGCCGCCTATGATCATTTTAACAGGCCCTTTTCCGGGGTGATGGCTGTAGTCGAGGAAGATTTCAACCCCCGGCTTTTTTGATCTTGTTTAAGGAAGGACACTTCTGCTGGTGAAAAATTATGGGCAATGACAAACTGACTGTTCCCGACATTCTCCGCATGAAGAAAAACGGCGAAAAGATCACCGTGCTGACTGCCTACGATGTCAGTTTTGCCAGAATGCTTGACGGCGTCGGAGTGGAGATCCTGCTGGTCGGTGATTCACTGGGGATGGTCGTTCTCGGGTATGAGTCAACCGTGCCGGTGACCATGGAGGAGATGCTGCATCATGCCCGGGCCGTCAGCCGGGGAACCAGGCGGGCCCTTATTGTCGGCGACATGCCGTTTCTTTCATACCAGACTGATCTCGGCAGGGCCGTTTACAATGCGGGCCGTTTTATAAAAGAAGCGGGGTGTGATGCCGTTAAACTTGAAGGGGGAACCGAAATGGCCGGGACGGTTCAGGCCATCGTCCGGGCCGGAATACCGGTGATGGGACATATCGGTCTCACCCCGCAGACCGCAAATCAGCTTGGCGGGTACAAGGTCCAGGGGCGCGACCTTGATTCGGCCCGGAAACTGTTGCAATCCGCAAGAGATCTTGAACATGCCGGAGCCTTCTCTCTGGTTCTTGAATGCATTCCCGCCCAGCTTGCCGAAGTGATCAGCAGCGAGATAAAGATCCCCACCATCGGTATCGGGGCGGGTGTTCATTGTGACGGTCAGGTGCTGGTCACCCATGATCTGCTCGGTCTCTTTGAAAAATTTGTGCCGAGTTTCGTAAAATCTTACGCGAGGCTTGCACCTTCGATCAAAGACGCGGTATCCTCTTACATGAAGGAAGTAAAAAATGGAGAGTACCCCGACTCTGAACACAGTTTCAACATGCAGATCGATCGAGATGATCTCACAGAGAATCAGGGGTAAGAGCGTTCATCCTGCAGCCCGGATACATTGATTCTCTATAAGGATTTCGTATGGATCTCGCAACAGTTATAGGTATTGTCAGCGGTACCATCATTCTCCTGATCGCCGTTCTCCTCGGCGGTTCAATATTGTTATTCGTTAATATCCCCTCAGTACTCATCGTTGGTGGCGGAGTTGTCGCCACGGCTCTGATCCGTTTCGGGATGGGTGATGTTGTAAACTCCATCAAGGTGGCGATGAATGTCTTTTTCACCAAAACCAGTAACTCCCAGCAGGTGATTCAGGAGATCGTCAATCTTGCCAATATTGCGAGGAAGAACGGTCTGATCGTTCTGGAGCAGCAGCCCATTGAGGATGTCTTTCTTAAAAAAGCCATCATGTACTGTGTCGATGGGCACGAAGCGGAGTTCATTGAGGAGGTTTTGCGGAAAGAGGTGAGCCTGACCACCGAACGACATGATCTCGGCAAGAAAACCTTTTCCGCCATGGGTGATTCGGCACCGGCCTTTGGGATGATCGGAACTCTGGTCGGCCTGGTCCAGATGCTGGCGAATATGGAAGACCCCTCCGCGATCGGCCCGGCGATGGCGGTCTGTCTGCTTACTACCCTTTATGGCGCAGTTGCCGCCAACCTTTTCTTTCTGCCCATTGCCGACAAGCTCGCGTTGCGCAGCCAGGAGGAGGAAAGAAATCGCCGCCTGATCATTGAAGGGGTGCTGGGCATTTTGAAAGGCCTCAATCCGCGGGTTATGGAGGAATACCTTGAAACATTCCTGCCGCCGAAAGACCGG
Proteins encoded in this region:
- a CDS encoding periplasmic heavy metal sensor → MKKVLVVALLVTLAGFTGLQTASAGWGWWGGEGRGNGPGNGPGSCGGPCAEEVSEEDQKARQEFFDATKDLRQQLFDKRSEYADVVNQENPDKEKAAAIWSEMYDLKAQLKEKADGAGFGPGTGKGFGRRAGCDGSGDCYSQNDQSGRGRGNGRGCNGPRW
- a CDS encoding RlmE family RNA methyltransferase yields the protein MKEVQDHYFRKAKKDGYPARSVYKLEEAQNKYRFLTKGGRILDLGCFPGSWSMFASRVVGPSGLVVGVDLNKVTAENRQPGAGIKWLVADIFEDGTVDLVRAVSASFTAVISDMAPRTTGNKWADQQKSLDLSRRALELAVSLLDPDGAFYCKVFEGEDYKDFFNEVKACFRLTRTVKPKSSRPESREVFVLGIGLKK
- the ruvB gene encoding Holliday junction branch migration DNA helicase RuvB codes for the protein MNEEERIISARSGRDEQLDLDLRPRFLSQYIGQEQLKKNLEIGIQAARARNEALDHVLFHGFPGLGKTTLAYVIANEMHANIRVTSGPVIERAGDLAAILTSLQEGDVLFIDEIHRLNHVVEEILYPAMEDFQLDLVIGQGPGARSVKMDLPHFTLVGATTRTGLLTPPLRDRFGVVLRLDFYSVEELVEIVSRSASVLGIPIDDDGAREIGGRSRGTPRIANRLLKRVRDFADVRADGRITLEVADKALDMLAVDPQGLDEMDRRILLTIIDKFQGGPLGIETLATAVCEEKTTLEDVYEPFLIQTGFLIRTPRGRMATRAAYDHFNRPFSGVMAVVEEDFNPRLF
- a CDS encoding sensor histidine kinase, encoding MTQSKMEWEKAFIEYSFDAAVGRLFRGLIHNLNGVGQAFSMQAELLVMMFDQADKTLDIIEKSDSIEEARSHAGILREMIARRSGLTEHLVKEVNVLHDIMRRCSNLMAECRDPGTVQAYKLRDVIRTELEFLSADSFFKHKVRKEVISADNIPALVCHQVALHKILAVLLENASLSMEKGVRPEGEPAKLQIRTSREDDQIRIDIADNGPGVDDALREKIFEPFVSGFSRTGLGLFLGRAIAASLHGEIVFTSQPGSTCFTLKLPLSEVTFD
- a CDS encoding MotA/TolQ/ExbB proton channel family protein, whose product is MDLATVIGIVSGTIILLIAVLLGGSILLFVNIPSVLIVGGGVVATALIRFGMGDVVNSIKVAMNVFFTKTSNSQQVIQEIVNLANIARKNGLIVLEQQPIEDVFLKKAIMYCVDGHEAEFIEEVLRKEVSLTTERHDLGKKTFSAMGDSAPAFGMIGTLVGLVQMLANMEDPSAIGPAMAVCLLTTLYGAVAANLFFLPIADKLALRSQEEERNRRLIIEGVLGILKGLNPRVMEEYLETFLPPKDRKTEEGKK
- the rsmI gene encoding 16S rRNA (cytidine(1402)-2'-O)-methyltransferase, encoding MGAGVLYVVATPIGNLEDITRRAVRILGEVNLIAAEDTRHTRKLLASLGIRTPMISYYKDKEQSRASDVIQRILSGENVALVSDAGTPAISDPGAVLVRLAVENGVRVVPVPGPSALSGAVSIAGLKDNAFVFLGFLPGRKGERVSLLKSIEGQNRAHVFYESPHRIVKSLQDCLEVLGDRRVFIGRELTKLHEETIHAKTSEVIEILTGRDKIRGEFVVVIDGSDESGPGAMQGVDLDGVLVWYRDNSRLSMRDAVRKVAEDLGTARSEVYSTALVIWKKGRKG
- a CDS encoding metalloregulator ArsR/SmtB family transcription factor, which encodes MDQKNQEYCHCRIIHTERVENARRTALSDMEQQRLTNTYKAMGDSTRLKILLALAHEEMCVCDLAAFLDISESAVSHQLRMLRQLYLVISRREGQILYYNLNDDHIRKLLAVGIEHIRE
- the panB gene encoding 3-methyl-2-oxobutanoate hydroxymethyltransferase, which translates into the protein MGNDKLTVPDILRMKKNGEKITVLTAYDVSFARMLDGVGVEILLVGDSLGMVVLGYESTVPVTMEEMLHHARAVSRGTRRALIVGDMPFLSYQTDLGRAVYNAGRFIKEAGCDAVKLEGGTEMAGTVQAIVRAGIPVMGHIGLTPQTANQLGGYKVQGRDLDSARKLLQSARDLEHAGAFSLVLECIPAQLAEVISSEIKIPTIGIGAGVHCDGQVLVTHDLLGLFEKFVPSFVKSYARLAPSIKDAVSSYMKEVKNGEYPDSEHSFNMQIDRDDLTENQG
- a CDS encoding YebC/PmpR family DNA-binding transcriptional regulator encodes the protein MSGHSKWANIKHRKGAADAKKGKVFGKLIKEITVAARMGGGDRDANPRLRSAIAAAKAVNMPKDNVDRAIKKGTGELDGENYDEILYEGYGPGGVAVLVECMTDNRNRTVAEVRSFFSKSGGNLGESGCVGWMFDKKGSILIEKEKIDEEKLMELALEAGAEDVVEEDDVFQVLTEPEKFEAVREALEAEKLEFIEANISMIPKNVVDVGDEKTASQLMRLLDNLEDNDDVQKVHANFDIPDAIMEAIS
- the ruvC gene encoding crossover junction endodeoxyribonuclease RuvC; protein product: MRILGIDPGSRVAGYGIIDVVGNRMDYVTCGVIRVKTNTPFPDRLLEIHDGITQVIKNYRPEQAAIEEIFMARNPNSALKLGHARGVLILAGMQKGVSMAEYTARQVKQAVAGYGNADKKQVQHMVRIILSLLKSPSQDAADALAVAICHANHFLSGISRT
- a CDS encoding ion transporter, coding for MRNINSVRKPDSDHAAWRHALHEVIFGTETPAGKMFDLLLIYSIVASVLVVMLDSVSSIRAVYGGLLYGFEWFFTILFLVEYFLRLLSAGSPFRYAISFFGVIDLLAIVPTFLGLVIPAGRYLTVIRILRVLRIFRILKLAQYLGESRQLLMALRASRRKITVFLFAVMVLVVFFGSLMYVVEDVEHGFTSIPRSIYWAIVTLTTVGYGDISPHTSFGQFLAAIIMILGYGIIAVPTGIVTVELNRSHDVRETGRVCVQCNADGHDNDAAYCKYCGSRLS
- the ruvA gene encoding Holliday junction branch migration protein RuvA translates to MIASLRGILTHKSPEFLVLDVNGVGYQVFFSATGLLALPEVGEELFLHIYTNVREDAIDLYGFADHHEKDMFILLISVSGIGPKLALNILSGMRPADLARSITTGDIHRLTSLHGVGKKTAERLCVELKDKVQFLPVADMGGRAPAAEPSESQLSSDVISALVNLGYSPVSVRKGMEKLRSTLGNDEFDHLSFEELLKQALRLLA
- a CDS encoding DUF2318 domain-containing protein produces the protein MREIIRLLALTAFALVLLVGCNSTSAGSGPLKPVDGEIRLSVSKINDGKAHHFDVIAENGTKVTFFVIRSSDGVLRAAIDACDVCYKAGKGYYQEGDFMVCENCGQKFASTRINIVKGGCNPAPLNRTVEGDKLIIKMKDINDNSWYMKYRLS